TTCCAGTCAATATAGCCATAATGAATACCGCCCAATCCAGCCATAGGTTTAATTGTTGATGCTGGTGGATAAGTCCCCTGTAATGCTCGGTTATATAATGGTTGATCAAGATTCTCATTGAGATTGTTATAATCTTTATGGCTAATACCCGTCACAAATAAATTCGGATTAAAACTTGGGCTAGATACCATTGCCAGTACTTCACCATTACGAGGATCTAAGGCGATAATCGCTCCACGTTTCTGTGCAAGTTGTTCCGATGCAAACTTTTGTAAATGAAAGTCAAGTGAAAGATAGAGATCATTGCCACGAATTGCAGGTTGATCTTCTAAATGTTTTAAAACTGTCCCATGTACATTGACTTCAACAGATTCATGACCTTTTTGCCCATGTAAAAGTTGTTCATAAAATTTTTCTATACCGATTTTACCAATCAGGTTTGTACCTGCATATTTATCTTTATCAATAACTTTTAGCTCTTTATCATTAATTCGTCCCACATAGCCAATTAAATGAGCAAACAAATCATCATAAGGATAAATTCGTGTCATTTGGGTTGCAATTTCAACATCAGGAAATTGATATTTAACTTCACTAAATCGTGCAATATCTTCATCAGTAAGATGGAATTTAATGGTGACTTGTCAGTTTTTCGTGCATCTTTAAAACGTTTTTGAACTTGTCCAATATCTTCTGCTGATAAATTTAATATTGGTTGTAAATTTTTGATTAAATTGTTAATTTTTGGATATTGAGCTTTATTTACAGTAATTGAAAAAATAGGATAATTATGGGCGAGTAATATTCCATTACGATCGTAAATATTTCCTCTCGCAGGTGGGATTGACTGTAAACGAATTCTGTTAGATTCTGAGATAGTTTGAAAATGTTGATGCTGATAGAGCTGCAAATAACCATATCTAATGATCAAGACAGCAAGACAAATTCCCACTAGAGCCATTGCAAAATAGATTCTCAGGTTAAAAATCTTCTTTTCCTGCTGTAAATTTTTAACCTGATTATGTGTTTGATGCCACATAAGCAATCAATTCACAAAATGTGCTTGAGTCGTAAAGAAATCATGCAGATCTGTAATCAGGATATCCCCAAAATCCTGCCCATTTTGCGCACGTATTCGAATAGATGATTGTTGCATTTCTTGCTCCCCAACAATGATCAGATAAGGTATTTTTTGTAGCGTATTTTCACGGATTTTATAGTTCAATTTCGATTGACTTAAATCTAATGTTGCCCTAAAGCCATTCTGTTTAAGTGATTCTTGGACTTGTTTAGCGTAATCATGTTGTGCATCTGTAATCGGTAAAATTGCGATTTGGACAGGTGCAAGCCAAAATGGGAAGTGCCCCATATAATGCTCGATCAAAATACCAATAAAGCGCTCAAGAGATCCAAATAAAGCACGGTGCAACATCACAGGCCGTTGTTTTTCATTATTTTCATCAATGTAATGAATATCAAAACGTTCTGGTAAATTTAAATCAACCTGAATTGTTCCGCATTGCCATTCACGACCAATGGCATCTTTTAAGGTAAATTCAAGTTTAGGGCCATAAAATGCACCTTCACCGATATTTAATGTATAAGGAATATTAAGCTGTTCGAGAGATTGTTCTAGTGTGTTTTCTAAGAAATCCCAAATTTCTTCCGTGCCGACACGATGATCAGGCCTTGTCGATAATTTAAGCGAAACTTCATTAAAGCCAAATTGCTCATAAATTTTATAAATGAGGGCAATTGTATTTTTACATTCAGATAAAAGCTGGCTGTTAGTACAAAAAATATGGGCGTCATCTTGGGTAAAATGACGAACACGCATTAATCCATGTAAAGATCCAGATGGCTCATAGCGATGAACTTTACCAAATTCCGCCATACGTAATGGTAAGTCACGATAACTTCTTAATTCATGTGCATATAGACAAACTGCGCCAGGACAACTCATAGGCTTAAGTGCATAACTTCGCTGATCTTCAGTGACGGTGGTAAACATATGCTGCTGATAGTTTTGCCAGTGTCCCGAAATTTCCCAAAGTTCACGATCCATGACATCGGGAGTATTAACTTCGATATAACCCGCATCATCTTGTTGCTGGCGTAAATAATCTGATAATAACTGAAATAATTTCCATCCTTTCGCGTGCCAGAACACGGCACCTGGTGCTTTATCATCAAAATGTAGTAAATCAAGTTGTTGTGCTAATTTACGATGATCTCGTTTTGCGGCTTCTTCAACTTGCTTTAAATGTTTTTTTAATTGTTTTTGGTCAGCCCAACATGTGACATAAATCCGCTGTAACATCGGTTGTGTAGCGTCGCCTTGCCAATATGCACCAGAAACATGAGTCACTTTAAAATATTCTAAAAATTCAGTATTTGGAACAAGTGGATATAAGTAAACGTCTGAGAAATCATTATTTTGATGGAAAAATAAGTCGCTTGAGTTACTCGTATTTTTTAAGTATTGATACTTAAAATCCAAATCTTGCTGTTTAAAAAAATTAGCTGCTTGATCGGCTGTAATCTTTTCAGTGCGAATATCTAAATGTTGTTGTACCCACTCATGCATTTTCAGTTCAATGTGTTGTAAATCATCCTGATTAAAATGCGGCGTATCGGCGAAATCATAATAAATACCTTGATTGGTAATTTGATATTCTACAGGTTGAGCAGCAGAGTATAACTGATGGACAGCCTGTGCTAATAAATAAGCATAGGAGTGTCGTAGTAGATTTAAATTATTGTCATCGTTCAGACTGAAAAGTTCGATGTGACAGTCATGTTGGATGACATGATGCACATCAACGAAATGAGCATCAATTTTGGCGAGAAAAGCTTTTTTATAGCCTTGAATTTTGAAACGGGATAAG
The DNA window shown above is from Acinetobacter piscicola and carries:
- the thrS gene encoding threonine--tRNA ligase yields the protein MNIQLNFLGSAQHLQLEQPMSIFETLSRFKIQGYKKAFLAKIDAHFVDVHHVIQHDCHIELFSLNDDNNLNLLRHSYAYLLAQAVHQLYSAAQPVEYQITNQGIYYDFADTPHFNQDDLQHIELKMHEWVQQHLDIRTEKITADQAANFFKQQDLDFKYQYLKNTSNSSDLFFHQNNDFSDVYLYPLVPNTEFLEYFKVTHVSGAYWQGDATQPMLQRIYVTCWADQKQLKKHLKQVEEAAKRDHRKLAQQLDLLHFDDKAPGAVFWHAKGWKLFQLLSDYLRQQQDDAGYIEVNTPDVMDRELWEISGHWQNYQQHMFTTVTEDQRSYALKPMSCPGAVCLYAHELRSYRDLPLRMAEFGKVHRYEPSGSLHGLMRVRHFTQDDAHIFCTNSQLLSECKNTIALIYKIYEQFGFNEVSLKLSTRPDHRVGTEEIWDFLENTLEQSLEQLNIPYTLNIGEGAFYGPKLEFTLKDAIGREWQCGTIQVDLNLPERFDIHYIDENNEKQRPVMLHRALFGSLERFIGILIEHYMGHFPFWLAPVQIAILPITDAQHDYAKQVQESLKQNGFRATLDLSQSKLNYKIRENTLQKIPYLIIVGEQEMQQSSIRIRAQNGQDFGDILITDLHDFFTTQAHFVN